The genomic interval CTCCGACATGAAGTGCTGCAACACGCTCAACAGCTGAGCGCTCAACATGCCCCGGCTCACCACGTTCTTCTCGCCTCCCGTGTCATGCGCTTGCGAGCAAACACTTCCAGACCTCCACCCTCGCGGTTGGACACGCGGACCTCGTCGGTCAGCCGTCGCACCGCGGCACCACCTTCTCCCAGACTCTCACCCGGCAACGGCCCGGGGCGTCCCTCCCGGCCCGCGAAGAGCCGCTCGGGCTCCGGCATGCCAGGGCCCCGGTCCAGCGCGCGGATGCAAAGCCAGCCGTCCTCGCGCCACAGCTCCACCGTTCCACCCAGCCGCGTGTGGCGAACCAGGTTGGTGGCCAGCTCACTCACCACCAAGGCCACCTCCGCGCTGGACGCCGCCGGCATCCCCGAATCCCTGCTGAAACGCCGAGCCAACGACGCGGCCACCACCGCATCCACCGGATGGCGAACCACCACGGTCAACCGAGACTCGGGCACGACCGAGGACACTTGGAGCGACGGCAAAATCAGTCCCTGAGAAATCTGCTGGAGATTGCGAGAGTGAGAATCAGGCTACGAACGCCCACGGAATGTAAAGAGGTTCACAATCCACCCTGTGACACCGCTTCTTATCCCCGCAAGCGCTGTCCGAGTTTCTTGATTTCACTGTTTACAATCCATGTTTCACTGGCTCACGCCAGCATGGTTCGGGATTTTCGTGCGTCAACATCCGCGACTCCCGATGACATGGGGACAGGAAGACTCCGCGCGACGCGCGTGAGCCGCTCCACACCGGGAGTGCCCCGAGGGCTCAGGCGCCGTTGACGAGTTGCACCTGGAGGTCCGTGCCCACGGCGAGCGTGGTGCCTCGGGGCAGCTCCACCCAGCTTCCCGGACGCTTCAAGTGACTGGCGACAACCACGGTGCGGCGGCGGCGGTGGGCGCCCACCGCGGGCTGCGTCTCGGGGGTGCTCGCCGTCACGCCGCACGGCTCACACTCCGTGCCCCCTTCCAGGCGCGAGTAATACAGCGGCTCCTCGCCGAAGCGGCACGCCACCAGGATGAAGCCATTGGTGGCCACCAGGTTCAGCGTGGACGCGCGCGGGATGCCCGCCTCCATGGAGCGCTTGATGACCTCGCGAGCGGTGTCCGCCAGCAGACCGCCCGCGACACGCGCCTCCAGGCGAGGATCATCCGTGCGGCCCACGTCCCGCAGGTGGCGCAGGAAGACGGCGAACAAGACCTCGCTGTCGGTGCCGCCCCGCACCAGGCGCTGCAGGTGTTCTGGCAGCGACGCCATCAAGGGTGCTCGCAGCGCGTCGAAGCCACTCACGCTGCCTTGGTGGGCGAACAACCAACGGCGCGCCCGGAAGGGCTGGGTGTTCTCCTCGAGCGAGAAGCCCACCGGGAGCCGGCTCGCGTGAAACAACAGGGCTTCGGACTCATTGGGTGGAGCCAGCGACTCGAGCGAAGGGTCCGCTTCCGCACTGGAGAAACGCCTCAGGAGGACCTCATCCTGGGCATACGCCCCCACTCCCATCGCGTTGGCCCGAGGCTCTGTCTGCACGAGCACCTGCCCCGCGAGCCGGTGCAGCTCGCACTTCAGCAGATTCGGGTCCGACGTGAGGGCGGCAAGGACAACGGACATGAGGGAGAACTCCTTTCCTCATAGATAATGACGCCCCCTCCCCCCCTCAAGCCAGCACCCCCGGCGGGTCAACTCATCGCTAAGTGCCTGAAATAGCTAGGCTTTACATTGCACGAACATTGACACGTCCGGCGGAGGCTCCTAACCTCCGGGCGCTTCACCGACGGCCTCGGGCTCGAGCCCTTCACCGGAGATGGAATGTCGGACGACATCGCAATCGGCATCGACCTTGGCACGTCGTACTCGTGCGTGTCGGTGGTCCAGGACGGCCAGCCCCTGGTCATCCCCAATGAGTGGGGCGAGACGACGCATGCGTCCTGCGTGTCCTTCCTCGAGGACGGCTCGGTGCTGGTGGGCAACGCGGCCAAGAAGAACATCATCACCAGCCCCGAGATGACGGTGTACTCCGCCAAGCGTCTCATCGGGCGCTACTACTTCTCCGACGAGGTGAAGAAGGCGCAGGCGGTGATGCCGTATCGGATTGTCGAGGGCGACAACAACTCGGTGCGCATCGGGGTTCGGGAGCGGACGTATTCGTTGCCGGAGATCTCCGCGCTGGTGCTCAAGGAGATGAAGGCGGTCGCCGAGACGTACCTGGGCCGCGAGGTGACCAAGGCCGTGGTCACCGTGCCCGCGTACTTCAATGACAATCAGCGGCAGGCCACGAAGGACGCGGGCCGTATCGCGGGGCTGGAGGTGCTTCGCATCCTCAACGAGCCGACGGCCGCGGCGCTGGCGTACGGTTTCGGACGGGACGTCAATCAGCGGGTCGTCGTGTATGACCTGGGCGGCGGCACGTTCGACGTGTCCATCCTGGAGATTGGCAAGGACGTCTTCGAGGTGCTCGCGACCGCGGGCGACACGTACCTGGGCGGCGACGACTTCGACGACCGCATCATGACGTACCTGGCGGACGACTTCCTGAACAAGACGCGGCTGGATTTGCGGCAGAACAAGTTCTGTCTCCAGATGCTGAAGGAGGCCGCGGAGAAGGCGAAGATCGACGTGGGGCAGACGGGCCACGCGGAGATTCTCTGCGCGGGCATCTGCCAGGACGCGCAGGGCAACGTGATGGACCTGCGCAACACGCTCAATCAGGACCAGTTCAACCGGATGGTGATGGACCTGGTGCAGCGCACGTTCAAGGTCTGCGACGAGGCGCTTCAGAGCGCGCGGCTGACGGCGGCGGACATCGACGCGGTCATCCTGGTGGGAGGCCCCACGCGGCTGCCCATCATCCGCAACTCGGTGAAGCACTACTTCCAGAAGGCGCCGCTGGAGGGCATCAATCCGGACCAGGTCGTGGCCATGGGCGCGGCGCTCCAGTCACATGCGCTCCTGGACAGCAAGACGGAGACGTTCCTGGTGGACGTCACGCCGCTGACGCTGCGCATCGGCACGGTGGGTGGGTACACCGAGAAGATCATCGACAAGAACACGCCGGTGCCCATCGACCGCTCGAAGGCGTTCACCACCAGCCGCGATGGCCAGGAGAAGGTGAAGATTCGCGTGTATCAGGGCGAGTCCAACCGGGCCGATGAGTGCGAGATGCTCGGCGAGTTCGAGTTCGCTGGGTTTCGCATCGGGTATCGCGGCGAGGTGAAGATTGAAGTCACCTTTGAAATCAACACCGATGGTCTGGTGAACGTCTCCGCGTGTGACACGGAGACGGGACAGAAGACGTCCACGACCATCACGTTGTCATCGGGCATGTCCGAGGCCGACATCCAGAAGTCCATCCAGGCGAACCGGAGCACCCGTCTCGCCGGGCACCACAACACCGACCTGCCCGCCGTGGCCCAGTAGACGACCGCGATGTCCGAGCCAACCGATCCCAGCTCCGGCAAGCCGCCGGGAAGCCCGCCCGGGACACCGGCGGCTCCCGCGCGCCCCGCCATTCCACGGATGACGGCCGCCACGCCAGGCCCCGTGTCGCCCCCGAGCGCTCCGGCGGCGAAGCCCGCGCCCGCCACGCCGCCAGGAGCCAGGCCTCCCGGTGTCGCCGCGCCCGCCGTGCCCCAGTCGCAGCGGCCCACCGTGTCGATTCCCACCGTCTCCGCGCCCGTGCCGCAGCCGGTGAGCGGCGCGGTGATGCCCGCCGCGAGCGCCTCGACGCCCGCGGGTGCGAGGCCCACGGTGGCCGCGATGCCCGCGGTGGGAGCACCCGCCGCCGCGCGTCCTGCTTCGCAGCAACCCTCGGCCGCGCACGCGGGGGTTCCGCCTCCGCCGCCGAGGAGCCACATGCCTCCGGGCGCCTCGCCCGTGAGCCCCCCGCCGGGGGCAGGCTCCCTCGGTGGAGCGTCAGCACCAGCGAACATCCCGGGTGCGAGCCGAGCGGGGAGCCCCCCGACGCCCGCGCCTGTCGCGCCACGTGGGGTCCAGCCGGGTGTCGCGTCGCCGTCCGCCGCGACAGCCACGGGTCCCTCGCCGCGCGTTGCTGGCACGACGCTGGGAACCCCCGCCACCGCGAGTGCGTCAGGCGCTGTGCCGCCCGTCTCGAGCCCCGCGCCCCGAGCTCCCGGCCCCACGCCTCCGGCTGTTGGCTCCGCGCCCCGCGTACCTGTTGCAGGTCCCACGCCGCATCCCGGAGCCACCGCACCCGGCGCCAGCCCTGCGCCTCCGTCTGTGGCCTCCGCGCCCCGGGCTCCTGCCGTTGGCGTCACGCCACCTCCCGTCGCCTCCGCGCCCGTCACTGGAGCCACGCATCCGTCGGTGGCCTCCGTGCCCCGTTCGCCCGTCGCCGGTGCCACGCCTCCATCGGTTGCATCCACGCCCCGCGCACCTGCCGCCGGTGCCACGCCTCCTCCAGTCGCCTCCGCCCCCGTCACCGGCACCGTGCCGCCGTCGATTGCCGCGGCGCCTCGCGTACCTGTCGCAGGTCCCACGCCTCCGCCGGTTGCCGCTGCACAAGGCACACCCGCGGCCCGAGGTGCCCCCGTTGGAAGCGGGCCCCTGACGCCCCCCACCGTCGCTCCCGGAATCGCGCCGGTTCCGGCGGTCCGTCCGGCGGCACAGGCCGTCCCCGCCGTCGCCCCGATGGTGCCTGCCATCGCGCCCGCGGTGCCCTCGATTCATCCGCAGGCCGCGGCGCCTCGCCCGGCAGTCCCTGGCGTTCCCGCCGCGCCCGCGACGCCACCGCGCCCCCCACCGACGCTCGCCGTCGGGCAGGTCGCGCCGCCGCCTCCTCCAGCCTCGCAGCCCCAGCATCGCCCGGGCGCCCGGCCCACCATGTCGCTGCCGGCGCTCGCGCCCGCTTCGCTGCCCCCTCGGCCTCCCACGGCGGGGACGGCGCCCTCGGTGGCGCCCGCGGCCTCCACGCCGCGAGTCTCCTCCGTCAGTCCCGTGGTCCCCCCCATCGCGCCAGCCATTCCCTCGGTCGCGCCGCTGACGCCGCCTCCGCCCCCCGCGAGCGCGCTGTCGACTCCGCCCCCGCCGCCGGGCTCGACGGACAAGGGTCCGGGACTCGACGCGAATCAGCTCGCGGACCTCCAGTCGCGCTGCGCGAAGCTGGACCAACTGGACTACTTCGAGGTGCTCCTGCTGGAGCGCACAGCCGCGCCCGCGGACATCAAGAAGGCGTTCTACCGGGAGAGCCGCACCTACCACCCGGACCGCTTCTTCCACATCACGGACAAGCTGCTCAAGGAACAGGTCCACGAACTCTACAAGCGCGTCACCGAGGCCTACTACGTCCTGCGCGACGACACGAAGCGCAAGAAGTACCTGGCCGACGTGTCCGGCCCCGAGCGCGCACAGAAGCTGCGCTTCACCGAGGCCTCCGAGGCGGAGACCAAGGCCGCCGCGAAGAAGGAGCAAGAGGAGCAGATCGGCACCCACCCCAAGGGCCGCCAGTTCTACCAGCAGGCCCAGAAGGACATCGAGGCCAACAACTGGTCCGCCGCCGAGCGGAACCTCAAGATGGCCCTCACCTACGAGCCCGCCAACGCGCGCTACAAGGAGAACCTCGTCGAGGCCCAGAAGCGTCTCCAGGAAGAGGCCAAGGCCAAGGGCGATTCGTTCAAGATTCGCTGACGCCGCCCGAAGACGCCGGACAACCCCATGGTCATCGACCTCATCATCCTGGGCATGGTGCTGTTCTTCGGCCTCATCGGCGCCTTCACCGGGGCCTCGCGCCAGGTGGCCAACTGGGTGGGCCTCGCGCTGGGCTTCTTCGCCTCACGCAAACTGGGCCCGCTCGTCGCGCCGCACATGGCGGAGGCTCTCGACGGGCCCCTGATCCTGGGCCTCATCGCGGGCACGGGGCTGCTCTTCGTCGGCGTGTGGCTGTCGGTCCGCATCGTGCTGGGCTCGCTCCTGCAGCGCTTCCTCGCCACCGGGAAGGACAACGAGGACCGGGGCCTGGACCGCTTCCTGGGCTTCGTGCTCGGCGCGGGGAAGACGGCCGCCTTCGCGTGGCTCGCCCTCAGCGCGCTCGCCTTCTTCGAGCAACACGTCATCGTCGCCGGGCGCCGGCTGGGCGTCTCTCCCAAGGACTCGCTGGCCGCCCAGGCCGCGCACCGCTTCAACCTCTTCGAGATGACCCAGTTCGCCCCCATGGACGACATGGTCCAGGTGGCCCAGGCGGCGGGGGACCCGGAGCGCGCGGCGCAGCTCAAGAACGACCCCGCCTACAAGGCCCTGCGCAAGGACCCTCGCTTCCAGCGGCTGCTCCAGGACGAGAAGGTGAAGCAGGCGGTCGCCCGGGGCGACACCGCCGCGCTCCTGCGCAACGACCTGGTCCTCCAACTCATCCAGGACCCGGACGTGGCCGCGCGCCTGGGAGCGGCAGCCCGCGCCTCCAAGCGTCACGACGACGTCACACGTTGAGCTGCACGGCATCCAGCCCCTTCAGCCGCGTGCGCACGTAGTCCGGGTCCACGCGCAGCTGCCGCCGCCGGTGCTCGGGGGCCTCGAACATGACATCCGCCATGACGTGCTCCAGGATGGAGCGCAGCCCGCGAGCCCCCAGCCCGCGAGACACCGAGTAGCGCACCACCTCGCGGAGGGCCGCGTCATCGAAGTCCAGTTCCAGGTCATCCATGGCCAAGAGCTCATGAAACTCCCGGACGATGGAGTCCGGCGGCTCCGTGAGGACGCGCAACAGCTCCGTCTCGCCCAACAGCTCCAACTGCACCACCACCGGCAGCCGCCCGAGGAACTCCGCGAGCATGCCGAACTCCACCAACTGCCGCGTGCTGATGCGCCGCCGCGTCCTCCGCGCCGCGTCCTCCGCGCCGAAGCCCAGCGGCCGACCGGACTCGTCGCCCGCGTCGTGCAAGTCGCTGAAGGTCCCCGCGCAGATGAAGAGGATGTCGCGCGTGTCCACCTGCACGAAGTCGCTCTTGTTCCACGCCTGCGTGACGTTGAGCGGGACGTACACCTCGCGCCCCTCCAGGAGCTTGAGGAGGGCCTGCTGGACGCCCTCTCCGCCGATGTCCCGGCTGCCCGCACCGTTGCGGGCCCCCTGCGAGCGGCGGGCAATCTTGTCCACCTCGTCCACGAAGATGATGCCCCGCTGCGTGTCCTCGACGGAGTGGTTCGCCTTGAGCAGGAGGTCGGAGATCATCACCTCCACGTCCTTCCCGTAGTAGCCGGCCTCCGTGTACTCGGTGGCGTCCACCGTGGTGAACGGCACATGGAGGATGTCCGCCAGGTTGCGGGCGATGTGGGTCTTGCCGCTCCCGGTGGGGCCGATGAGCAGGATGTTGGATTTCTTGATGAGCGACTGCCGCCGCACCCGGCGGGCCTGGACCCGCTTGAGGTGATTGTGGGCGGCGATGGCCACGGCGCGCTTCGCGGCGTCCTGGCCGATGACGTAGCGGTCCAGCCGCTCGTAGATCTCCCGAGGGGTCAGCGGCGCTTCTTCCCTGCGTGCGGACGGCTCCATGTACCCTTCCCTTCTCACCACGCGGCCTCCCGAACCTTCGTGGAAAGGGTAGGAATCAGATGGAAGGTCCGCCCGTCAGGACAGGGGCCCAGGGAAGCCGCCTGCCCGCCCGCTCGCTCCCTTTTCAGGCTGCTGTTGAATGATGGGGGGCTTTCCTATAGTTCCCGCGCCCTTCGAGTGTTGACTGAAGTCCACCCTTACGACGTTCCTCCCTGGGAGCCTCGAACCGACGATGCCCGCTAACGCCCCTCCGCACCGCTGGACCCTCGCTGACGCGCATGAGCTCTATGGAATCCGGAACTGGGGCTCGCCCTATTTCGGAATCAATGACAAGGGCCACGTCTGCGTCCACCCGGACGGGCCCCAGGCCCCCAGCATGGACTTGAAGGACCTGGTGGACGAAGTCCGCCGCCGGGGTATTGGCCTGCCGCTGCTCCTGCGCTTCACGGACGTGTTGCGCCACCGCGTGGTGCACCTCAACGAAGCGTTCCGCAAGGCGATGGCCGACCAGGGCTTCAAGGGCGGCTACCGCGGCGTCTACCCCATCAAGGTGAACCAGCACCGCTACGTGGTGGAGACCATCATCGAGGCGGGCAAGGGCTACAACTACGGCCTGGAGGCCGGCAGCAAGCCCGAGCTGATGGCGGTGATGGCGCTCCTGGAGAACGAGGACGCGCTCGTCATCTGCAACGGCTACAAGGACGAGGAGTACATCGAGACGGCCCTCTTCTATTCGCGCCTGGGCCGCAACGTCATCCTCGTGGTGGAGAAGCCCAGCGAGCTGCCCCTCATCGCCGAGGTGGCGCGCCGCACCGGCATCACCCCACGCCTGGGCATGCGCGTGAAGCTGTCCACCCGCGGCGCCGGCAAGTGGGAGGCCAGCGGCGGAGACCGCTCCAAGTTCGGCCTGTCCTCGTCGGAGCTGATGGGCTGCATCGGCTTCATGAAGGACACGGGCCTGTTGCCCGCGTTCGAGCTGTTGCACTTCCACCTGGGCAGCCAGATCTCCAACATCCGCAACGTGAAGAACGCGCTGCGCGAGGTGGGCTGCTTCTACGTGGAGGTGGCGCGCCAGGGTGCGCCGCTGAAGTACCTGGACGTGGGCGGCGGCCTGGGCGTGGACTACGACGGCTCGCAGACGAACTTCGCCTCGTCGATGAACTACACGACGGAGGAGTACGCCAACGACGTGGTGTTCGGCGTCATGGAGGCGTGTGACCGGGCGGGCGTGCCCCACCCCACGCTGGTCTCCGAGTCCGGCCGCGCCGTCGTCGCGCACCACGCGGTGCTGGTCGTGGACGTGCTGGGCACGAGCGAGTTCGACCCGGTGAGCGTGCCGGACAAGGTGGACGACAAGGCGCCCTCCGTGGTGCGCAACCTGCTGGCCACCTACCGCGAGGTGACGAACAAGAACCTCCTGGAGGCGTGGCACGACGCGCAGGACGCCAAGGAGGAGAGCCTCACGCTCTTCTCGCTGGGACACCTGTCGCTCGAGCAGCGCGTCGCGGCCGAGAACATCTACTGGGCCACCTGCCACAAGATCATGCGCATCGCGCGTGAGGCCGGGGAGATGCCCGAGGAGCTGGAGTCGCTGGAGAAGTCGCTGAGCGACACCTACTTCTGCAACTTCTCGGTGTTCCAGTCGCTGCCGGACTCGTGGGCCATCGACCAGCTGTTCCCGATGATGCCCATCCACCGGCTGGCGGAGAAGCCCACGCGGCGCGCGACGCTGGCGGACATCACCTGCGACTCGGACGGGAAGATCGAGCACTTCATCGACAAGCGCGAGGTGAAGGACGCGCTGGAGCTGCACGCGCTCAACGATGATGACTACTACGTGGGCATCTTCCTGGTGGGTGCGTACCAGGAGATTCTCGGCGACCTGCACAACCTCTTCGGAGACACGCACACCGTGCAGGTGTCGCTGGCGCCCAACGGCGGCTACCTCATCGACCACGTGGTGGCCGGTGACACGGTGACGGAGGTGCTCAACTACGTCAGCTACAACAAGGACGACCTCGTCGCCCGGCTGCGCAAGTTCACCGAGATGGCGCTGCGCCAGGGCCGCATCTCCCTGGACGAGTCGCGCACCCTCCTGCGCATGTACGAGGACGGCCTGTCCGGTTACACGTACCTGGAGCGCGGCGTGGATGCGACCTTCACCGGAAGCGCCAGCCAGCTGAAGCTGCTGCCCCTGCCGGACGCGACGCGCCCGCCCGTGGTTCCCTCGTCGGGCACGTAAGTCCCTCGACGCGAAGCACGTCAGCGGTCCACCCCGCCCTCCGCCGCACCGACTGACTCGGGTGCGCCGGGGGGCGCGGTGTTTTCAGTAGCTGGCGATGGCGGTCTCCCCCGCGCCGAAGGGGGTGGCCGCGTCCGCGAAGGCCACGTCTGCGGCGCGGGCGCGCAGGCGGTGGAGGGCTGACTTCTGCACCTCGGCCCGGGCGATGAGAATCTCGAAGTCGAAGGCGGACAGGCGCAAGTCCTGGAGCTGGAGCCGCGCCAGCGTGCTCCACAGGGAGATGCGGCCCTCGGTCGCGGAGCACAGGGCCTCCAGCTCCACCAGGCGGCTCAGCGGGGAGTAGCGCACCCAGGAGCCGTTGAGCTTCAGGCGCCCCACCTTCTCCAGGGCCCAGGCGACACGGGACTTGAGGACATCCCCGCGCACCACCAGCACCCGCATCACGGCCTCGAGCGTGTGCTGGTCCTCCCGCAGCTCCGGGATGAGCCCGGCGAGGAAGTGGCCCACGGGGTTGCTGTGATTCTCCACCTCGGTCCTGCGAGCCAGCTCGATGCCGGCCACGGAGGCTGCGTGGTGGTCACTGAGGTAGATGCCCAACCGCTTCGCGTCCATGCCACCCCTCCCGTGTCGGGAAAGGCTCTGCATGCAGGAGCCCCCTGGCAGCGACGGCCAGGAGGCCCCCTCGCATGGCGGACGAGCGGGCGGCTCAGTCCGGGTAGCTGAACGTCATGGGCAGCTTCACGTCCGGGTGAAGGCTGCGCGCCACCGGACACTCGCGGCCCACCGGTTCCAGGCGGGCGCGGTGCTCGGCGGAGAGGCCCGCGGGCATCTGGATGTCGAGCACGAGCTCGCCGATGCGGCGCGGGGGCGGCGTCATGCGCTTCTCGACGCGGGCGCGAATCTCACCCAGGGAGATGCCCTCGCGCGAGGCGAACAGGTGCATGGTCGTCACGGCGCAGGACATCAGCGCCGCGGCCACCAGGTCCGTGGGCGAGAAGCTGCCGCCGGTGCCGCCGTTGTCACGAGGGGCCTCCGTCGCGAAGCTCGAGCCGGAGGGCCCGTGGGAGAGCTGCGTCTTGAACTGGGGGTGGCTGACCAAGGTCATCACCACGCCCGTGGCGGGGGGCTGTTGCTGGCTCATGTCGAACCTCCTCGGGGCTGTGTGAGGGTTCAGCGGACGAAGGTGTCGTGCTTCGCGGCGTCCTTGGGGGTGGAAGGCTCGGCGTCCTTCACGCTCCAGTCCAGCGTCTTCATCAGCGACTTGCGGCGCTTCTGCACGTCCGCGTCGAGGAACTGGACGGCCTCGGGCAGCCGGTCCATCAGCCGCATGGGCTTGCGCTTGTTCTTGGGGTCGTTGAGCAGCGCGTGCGTGAGCCAGGGGAACACGGCCGTCACGTCGCAGTGCACGTAGACCGAGCCCGTCTCCACGGCCTCCACGGAGACCTTGCCCCAGGTGTGGCCCTCGCCCGCGGGGCAGCTGGAGAGCGCGCCGTTGTCCACCGGGTCCACGCAGAACTGCAGGTCGATGTCGAAACCCGCGGTGGGGACATTGAGAATCTGGTCCAGGAGGGGCTCCCCCTGGAGGGTGTAGTTCTTGGGGACGCCGCCGCCGAGAATCCAGATGGCCAGCCGCTTGCTGCCGTTGTTGCGGCAGAAGTGCTGCATCGCGGCCATGGAGTAGACGTCGTCGTTGATGTCGAGCTCGAACTTGAACTCGGGGCCGAGCAGGCGCTTGAGCTTGACGATGTTGAGGAAGATGGAGCCGTCCTGCACCGCGCCCACCCAGATGGGCACCGCGTGCTTGTAGCAAGTGGACAGGAGCGACGGCTGCTTCACGCCGAGCTGCTTCTCGATGCCGTGGATGGCCTTGCCGAGCAGGAAGTGGAACTCGGGCGTGGTCATCTTCTTCTGGAACTGGGGCTGGCGGATGATGGCGGAGAAGAGGCGGTCGGTGTCGAGCAGCGCCTCCTCCCAGAAGCCCAGGTCGTAGATGCGGATGATGCGCGCCAGGCGGTACTGGAGGTCGCCCGCGTTGGGGTTCACCTCGCGGATGGCGTGGCCGATGATGCGGTGGGCGTCGTGGTAGAGGTTGGCGCCCGTGGTCGTGATGGCGGAGATGACGCCCTTCTCGATGAGCGGGATGAGACAGCTCTGGTGCAGGCCCGCCGGCGTCATGGCGCCCGACAGCGTGAGGAAGATGGACGCGTCCTGCTCCATCGACTGGCACATGAGCTCGAACGCCGTGCGCTCCTGGCGTCCCACGTAGGCGCTGAAGGCGTGGGCCAGCAGCTCCGCCGGCTTCTCCTTGCCGGTGATGGGACGCGGATCCGCCTTGCGCGCGCCGGAGTACGCGGCGCGCAGGGACTTCTTCGGGTTCGAGGAGTTCTTGGCCATGGCGCGGCGATCTAACACCGGCCGCCCGCCAAGGGGAGCACCCTCTGTGCTCTCGTCTCCTACTTCTCGCGCTTGCGGCCCCCGCCGCGCTTGCGGGAGGCACCGGGCGCGCGGGGCTCGCTGAGCACCCTCTGCCGCACTTCTTCCGCGGACAGGTCCTCGGTGTCCGCCACCACACAGGAGACATAGGCCAGCTCGGCCAGGACGCTCCGGGCGCGCTCGCGTTCGGCGGCGTCACGCGAGCTCAAGGACTCCGAGGCCGCGGCCACATAGCTGCTGGCAAGCGACTCGAAGAGGTACACCCGGTTCTCGATGCTCTTCTGGGCTTTCTTGGCCATGGGGCGTCGAGTCTAGGCACGCGGCGCGAGGGCTGACGAGCTGGCCTCGGGTGCGAGTGCGCCTCGCAGCTCCGTCATGGCCAGCCTGTCCAGCGTGGTGGAGCGGTACACGTCCAGCATCCGCTGCTGGCCGAGCTTCCACACGCCGTACATGGTGCAGCTCCCGGTGGCCTTGCAGCCATCGTGCTGCGTGTCCTGGCAGACGTTGACGATGACGGGACCCTCGACGGCCTCGATGACATCCAGGAAGGTCAGCTCGCGGGCGGGACGAGCCAGGGCGTAGCCACCGTGGGCGCCCCGGGTGGAGCGGACCAGCTTTCGGGAGACGAGCACCTTGAGAATCTTCGCGAGGAAGTCCTCCGGTACGTCCATGCGCCGGGCGATCTCCCGGAAGGGGACCATGCGCTCGAGCGGCTGCGAGGCGAGGAACGTCATGGCCCGCAACCCGTACTCAATCTTCCGGGAGATTTGGAGTGGGTGCTGCGGCATCGCCCTTGACGTCGTTCGTGGATTGAAGAAGAGGAGCCTAGGTCGCGACCGTGCGGCTTTCAACCGCTCGCCCCGGAGCCCGCCGTGATTGACCTGCACTCACACACCACCGCCAGCGATGGTCAGTACTCGCCCACCGAGCTCCTCGCTCGAGCCGCCGCCGCGGGCGTGACGGTGCTCTCCGTGACGGACCACGACACCGTGGCGGGGCTGGCCGAGGCCCGCGTCGCCGCGCAGGCCCAAGGCGTGGAGCTGGTTCCGGGCATCGAAATCTCCGCCTTCGTGCTCGGCCGTGAAGTGCACATCCTCGGGCACTTCGTGCGCCCCGAGGACGACGACCTCGCCCGATTCGCGCAGCGCCTTCGCGGTGAGCGTGAACAACGCATGGAGGCGATGGTGACGAAGATGCAGCAGCTCGGGTTCCCCGTGCGGATGGAGCACGTGCGCGCCATCGCGGGAGACGCGCAGTTGGGCAGACCCCATCTGGCGCGAGTGCTCGTGGACCAGGGCTGGGCCATCGACATGAAGGCCGCGTTTGATCGCT from Myxococcus stipitatus carries:
- the clpX gene encoding ATP-dependent Clp protease ATP-binding subunit ClpX; amino-acid sequence: MEPSARREEAPLTPREIYERLDRYVIGQDAAKRAVAIAAHNHLKRVQARRVRRQSLIKKSNILLIGPTGSGKTHIARNLADILHVPFTTVDATEYTEAGYYGKDVEVMISDLLLKANHSVEDTQRGIIFVDEVDKIARRSQGARNGAGSRDIGGEGVQQALLKLLEGREVYVPLNVTQAWNKSDFVQVDTRDILFICAGTFSDLHDAGDESGRPLGFGAEDAARRTRRRISTRQLVEFGMLAEFLGRLPVVVQLELLGETELLRVLTEPPDSIVREFHELLAMDDLELDFDDAALREVVRYSVSRGLGARGLRSILEHVMADVMFEAPEHRRRQLRVDPDYVRTRLKGLDAVQLNV
- a CDS encoding class II glutamine amidotransferase yields the protein MSVVLAALTSDPNLLKCELHRLAGQVLVQTEPRANAMGVGAYAQDEVLLRRFSSAEADPSLESLAPPNESEALLFHASRLPVGFSLEENTQPFRARRWLFAHQGSVSGFDALRAPLMASLPEHLQRLVRGGTDSEVLFAVFLRHLRDVGRTDDPRLEARVAGGLLADTAREVIKRSMEAGIPRASTLNLVATNGFILVACRFGEEPLYYSRLEGGTECEPCGVTASTPETQPAVGAHRRRRTVVVASHLKRPGSWVELPRGTTLAVGTDLQVQLVNGA
- the dnaK gene encoding molecular chaperone DnaK; this encodes MSDDIAIGIDLGTSYSCVSVVQDGQPLVIPNEWGETTHASCVSFLEDGSVLVGNAAKKNIITSPEMTVYSAKRLIGRYYFSDEVKKAQAVMPYRIVEGDNNSVRIGVRERTYSLPEISALVLKEMKAVAETYLGREVTKAVVTVPAYFNDNQRQATKDAGRIAGLEVLRILNEPTAAALAYGFGRDVNQRVVVYDLGGGTFDVSILEIGKDVFEVLATAGDTYLGGDDFDDRIMTYLADDFLNKTRLDLRQNKFCLQMLKEAAEKAKIDVGQTGHAEILCAGICQDAQGNVMDLRNTLNQDQFNRMVMDLVQRTFKVCDEALQSARLTAADIDAVILVGGPTRLPIIRNSVKHYFQKAPLEGINPDQVVAMGAALQSHALLDSKTETFLVDVTPLTLRIGTVGGYTEKIIDKNTPVPIDRSKAFTTSRDGQEKVKIRVYQGESNRADECEMLGEFEFAGFRIGYRGEVKIEVTFEINTDGLVNVSACDTETGQKTSTTITLSSGMSEADIQKSIQANRSTRLAGHHNTDLPAVAQ
- a CDS encoding CvpA family protein, encoding MVIDLIILGMVLFFGLIGAFTGASRQVANWVGLALGFFASRKLGPLVAPHMAEALDGPLILGLIAGTGLLFVGVWLSVRIVLGSLLQRFLATGKDNEDRGLDRFLGFVLGAGKTAAFAWLALSALAFFEQHVIVAGRRLGVSPKDSLAAQAAHRFNLFEMTQFAPMDDMVQVAQAAGDPERAAQLKNDPAYKALRKDPRFQRLLQDEKVKQAVARGDTAALLRNDLVLQLIQDPDVAARLGAAARASKRHDDVTR
- a CDS encoding ATP-binding protein; amino-acid sequence: MPESRLTVVVRHPVDAVVAASLARRFSRDSGMPAASSAEVALVVSELATNLVRHTRLGGTVELWREDGWLCIRALDRGPGMPEPERLFAGREGRPGPLPGESLGEGGAAVRRLTDEVRVSNREGGGLEVFARKRMTREARRTW
- a CDS encoding DnaJ domain-containing protein: MVPAIAPAVPSIHPQAAAPRPAVPGVPAAPATPPRPPPTLAVGQVAPPPPPASQPQHRPGARPTMSLPALAPASLPPRPPTAGTAPSVAPAASTPRVSSVSPVVPPIAPAIPSVAPLTPPPPPASALSTPPPPPGSTDKGPGLDANQLADLQSRCAKLDQLDYFEVLLLERTAAPADIKKAFYRESRTYHPDRFFHITDKLLKEQVHELYKRVTEAYYVLRDDTKRKKYLADVSGPERAQKLRFTEASEAETKAAAKKEQEEQIGTHPKGRQFYQQAQKDIEANNWSAAERNLKMALTYEPANARYKENLVEAQKRLQEEAKAKGDSFKIR